The genomic segment CTcactttttatgaataaatgcACTAGCTTCGTTTCTTTGTGCGATACTTGCTCATCCGATCTTGCATTCAGTATGCCaatcgtaatttaataataatagaatcaaTGTGTTGAACTTCACTATGAGAACAGTTTTTTATGTACAAAAAATGATCACATTTAAAGAGATTCTTTACTTTtgtatgtgaaatattaacatagatatatttatatttgtagaagaaaaaggaataactGTTTTAACATTACAGTTTCTCATTGCATAGATATAATGCAATAATTTTGTGGCTAACAAAATATATCTGTTTGTTATTGTCATTGTCAATCATTGTAGCATAAACTTAACATATACTAAGAACTATAATGCAGTTACTTGCTCATGACTTTTTCATTCGTAACattttaagagaaaaagattcaTGTGTtcttaaaaaggaaaatatcttCAATTATAGAACAATaactttacaatattttacaattgatTTCATatcacataaatatataaaaatattgctgtATGATGTCGCAATCCTTTTACTAGGTATTAATTGAATGATTGTCTTGTTTGTTATGTATCTGGCGCTATTATCTTCCTTTGTCAAGTTAAAAGCTCATACGTTTGTAAAAGTTACTTAGTAGCGTTGTTTTTCATCCTTCGCATGAGctttgttatttcattaatttgtgTAGATGCAAATTACCAATTTAGCATGTCATCCACTTGCTTTACTATTACATATGACTTCGGCAAAGCATGACTCGAATGTTTTAATTCTAtagtaaaaaagaagacagacaaaagaataaagatctaaattaaaatactcttTTTcatatgttgaaatattttacagtcACATGATTTGCCGTTGATCCAAAGATTCACGATTAGTGTTTAGTATTAACATAAACTAGAACAGTATTAATATTTGTGTCTTTAGGAAAATGCatcaaaaattgtttttattactaGCTCCTCCAGGCATGAATCCTATGAATCCAAGGATGAATCCTCCACGAGGACCAGGAATGGGTCCAATGGGACCGGGAAGTTATGGACCTGGAATGAGAGGACCACCACCTAATAGTAGTTTGGGACCTGGAGGTCCAGGAGGCCCTGGTATGCCGCCAATGAGTATGGCTGGACCAGGGGGTAGACAACAATGGCAACCTAATACATCCACGGTACGATTACGTTCTGTACATATTTAAAGAGTTATTCCtgtttaaattaacaaaatgttttttatatatgtctttatatatattgacAGTGATATAATTAGATAAATGTTCATATTATAATtcgataatgaatttttattttagccaATGAATTATTCATCATCATCACCTGGTAATTACGGGGGTCCACCTGGTTCAACAGGTCCTCCAGGCCCAGGTACACCAATTATGCCCAGCCCTCAAGATAGTAGTAATAGTGGTggtgaaaatatgtataccaTGATGAAACCTGTACCTGGAGGAAATATGCCTGGTGTAAGTAACTGTCTActacttttgtattattttgatttagtaatattaaatatgattcATCATAAGACAATATTTAGTTTTGTTCATGTCTGTTAATGAAGTATATAGAGatataatagcaataataatttgtttgattGTATCAGGACTTTCCAATGAGTGGTGGACCAGAAGGTGGTCCGATGGGTCCTATGGGACCAAATACAATGGGTCCTGTGTTGAATGGTGATGGCCTTGATGGAATGAAAAACAGTCCAGCTAACGGTGGTCCTGGGACACCTCGGGAAGATAGTGGAAGTGGAATGGGTGATTATAATCTGGGTGGTTTTGGAGGCCCTGGTGAAAATGTAAGTATTAGTAAGTTTTTTTATACTTCCGATAACGGTTACTCGACGTGTTAGTATGGACTTATATGttaccatttctttttctgtgtaaatttatattcctaGTAAACGTGAATACTTttggattaataataattaaaaaagaaattactgtTGATCTTTATTGTTGATATTTCTGGTTTGAAATATAAGTCCATATTAGAACTGACTTTTCTTCTAATTATTCAGCAATTAACAGATTCAGGTGCTTCCATCAATGCGTCAGTTAGTTAATTAttctgttaaaataatttgggTCTTATTACATTTAGAGGGCTTATCCTCAAGCTTATTCCAACCACCTGGTTAATGCTTAATCTAAAAAGTatcaatatttgataaaaattcgaaatattcttatttaatcatttagGCTTCTTTGGGAGATTTAATTTAGATTACCCACTTGCATCTAATGTTATAACTGTTTGGCTCATATTGTGTCTAACTATTATCATACTAACAGTATGACTAATGATGCAAACATAAAATGGGTATAAAAAATcatgaaacatttaaagaatttttaatttactaaacAATGAAATGTTCAACTTGTTAAAAAgtagtattttttatatctataaaaaattaaatgttggtgataagataaattttctaaGTTATGGGCTGTTTTATTAAAGTACTTTGCATAATATTAGTGGAAGATCATAACTAAAAATCATTCTCTAATGATTCTTTAATGCCCGCAGTAATAAAATGCttcaaaacattttctacCCATTTTATACTTACAAAAGAGTATGAATCaactttcataaaataatacacaaGATATTCCATAAGGTGTATCGTATATGATAACAAAGACACGTCGAAATGAtgatttctaataattttcaaaatattcttatcagtgcaatattaattttaaatctccTTTCGGCTAATCGAATTTAATAACTGtcataacaaaattaatttagtaatttatctatattcaTTCGTTCATggattttgtttaaatatatatgcaatATTCTTTGCATACAAATCTCAATCatggttaaaaaatatatgaaaatatgaactTACTTGgtacatataaatttaatggtgtatatacacatatatgacGTATGTGATTCATTTTCATTGCAACAGCATAAAGGATCGTGTGATACTTTTGCGGCATTTGTATACGATAAGCGATACAAGACCGAATTccgttttataataattctgatggttttttaaatacttacaattatttcgaatGACAGATATTCTCGTCTATAACCATGtctcttattaatatttttcaagtacgATACGCCTTGCGGGAAatcgtatatataatatagtataaaataatcgatttcTTTAACGAGCGCGCACAAACGGTATATTCCTTCTTTAATCTTACGTTATTATTTCGGATTGTGAGTAGGattctaaattaaaagaataatcagTAATCTCGCACGTGCGCCTTCTGTATTCCCGAcagtttttttaaaaaatcaagtCGCCTTGGATCCAGCCCCGAGTTCGTAGATGCCGTAGATTTCCCGATTAATCATGCAATGTGGAAAAGGATGATACGCAAACCCTGAGTTTTATGTCACGTGCGATCGTCACGTGGTAACGCGATTCATAACGGTTTCGTCAATGGCTCAAGCACGATTATTCGCTCGTGTCAAGATagagaacgaaaagaaaacgaaaagagagaaaagaaaagatacagACATACATTCGCGTCGACGCATCTCGACTTGCGTTTGTTAATTAATCGCTCCTAATCAGTTAGGTTAGCATTTAAGTGCTCATTACGCTACTATTACGAAACTATGATACTTGGATCATTTAtaacacgcgcgcgcgcgcaaaATAcactacataaatatttaaaagtatatatatatatatgtatatattctatatatatatatatgcttttCTTGCTAAATACTCACAAGGTTGCAGACTAGAATTTtatgattctttttctttatttttattattacttttttcttttttaaatattattatttctatactttttattatcgacagtaatttttatcgactCGTGTCAACGCCAAcgtctatttatatttatttgaatattagcTTGTAAGCAAAGGTGCCTGAAAAACACGAACTACTGTGATTATCAATCGCATAATTGTTAATCgatttctaattcttttctctatactatctttcttctttcgatgattgttattttatttctacttcATCTgccatcttttttctttctttaattgcaCCGCTAGCTCGTCGCTAGCTAACTGGCTTATTTCTCATCCTATTATAGAGTTTGGATTCTAAGCAGTATTaggttagaaaataatatacgctATATTAAGTTTATGACAGGTAAGACATGACAGTcgttgaaaaatggaaaaagaatcttttgaaatttcactacAAAGCTTTTGCGAAACgcctaataaattttacatcgaTAAACGATTTCGAATCTTATTTATTCGGATGATAATTTTCGTATCGATAGACGTATTAGAGGTACATTTGCCTAATCTCTCGAATCAAATTCCTTTTCATTGAACCAATAAAACTCTGTAATGAGGTGATCAAATTAGCCGAACTCAGACCGAGTCCCTCCACTATTTGCTCAGAATTCATTATATTGGTAGAAAAGTAAAGTTTGCGCACCATCTATTCGCAGCCATTGACATCGCAATACTTCGCGCGAGTATATACACGACTAATTAGAATTAATGGATCATTTCCGCCTAGTGCCTTGTTTGGAAAAAGAATGTAGGTACCATCGTGTATTTTAATGCAAAACGTCGATATCCTTAGCGAATCGAAAGCTAATAAACGCGTACAAATCTAGTCATGCGATCCTACGATCGAACTATGTTTTAAAAATggggatttttttttatcgatcgatcaactAACGCAGGTATTCGAACATAACCTCATTTTACATGCactttgcattttatttttttctacttgtcccattgaataatatttcctaAACGTACGAATATTCTATGATTCAGATACTTATTTCGTTAGAAAGTTCCtattaagatttaatttaaatgagATAACATCGAAAACAGCTTTGTAGCAAGTTCCTTAACTTTCTTTCCTAACGGAAGCGTACAGCAATATCGTATTTCCTATTTGAACGATATGCTGTACCGGCGAGTATTGCGAAGCGAATGGCGTTTGCGATTAACTTAACGAAAAAAAAGTACTTgggcaaaaatgtataaagaaagatgttatatatataacgtacgCATGGCAATATATagacgatatatatataacgtaattatttttgtatggTATAAGAATCATAGACGGTGTAAGTACTGAACCTACATGAATGAGTGTgacaaaaatacaaagaaagagaaagaggtaaTACGGGCCGATaatggagaaaaatatatcgtgcGAACCTCCCGGAATCCATCCGTCCGTAATGGTTATAGGTCAGTACCGGACTATGCTGTGCTGCTGTTAGTTGTGTTTAAATTAACTTAAactattaaaaaagtaaaaggtATTGATATCAAATTATGTAAAACGATAtaagagaggagagaaagagagagcgagagggagggagagagagcgCCAATTGCAAGGGTATGCTCTAGGAGCACCGGCAAGATTGATTATGATCTCGAGGACGATCAAACACACAGatctttttacctttttatgATTATTGTGACTTCTCGAGAAAGattctgtattatttttttttcttaattttttttttttttttttatgctaCGAGCCACGTTAAACGGCCACGcttttcttacttttaattttgtatattttctatcttttttatacattcatacataatatacatgtgtttttatatataatatataatatatgtatatatatttataatatatataatgcatatctatatatatgtatatatatttttttttttaaaatacacatctttgatatttatgacgttatattataagacgaaagaaaaatgtgacGATTATATAAGGAACGAAAAAGTAGCGACATCAAGTATAACAGTTCTAGCGCACTTCTTCACTGTTTTTCTATGACTGCAATCATTATACAAGTACGATTTTCAAAGcttttattatacgaaacagTTGATAAACGCTAGTCGGATCATacgcatatacatattatgttcTGCAATTCGTTTTACCGAATTGAAAGTGCAAAGAATCGATAAACTGAGACTTATTAATAGTGAAAGAAGACTGTCTTGTTTAGTATTTTTAGCattcaatatatttgtaaGGATATCATCGTAGAGATATGACTGCTGCTTGCCGTTGTTCCGGAGTATTCACCATGTCAATGAAATGCGTACTTTTAATTGGGAAAAAGGAagtacacacacatacatatatacaacgAAAGATAACTAAATATTCGCTTGTACCAACTTTAATACGTTTAATCGGTGCGACTTTCACAGTATATACAAAGAAACGCTCGTTTAATCTGTTGCAACAGGCGAAAAAGTTGGTGATAGCACGCGGTCAGGGTTCGAAGTTCGTGACGAAGAAATAAGCCAAAATAGAAAGAGTAAACGTGGAATTGTTAACGATGATAAGAGCAGTAGTAGTCTTTTCGTTGCTTGTAACACGACTCGTCGTCGTGCGCTgttcaaagaaatttcgagAGAGCGTGCTTCGAaccaatatatacatatgtataatatacggatatgcatatatatatatatggcgTGAAGCGCACCAGAATGgtacttttaaaagaaaatcgtcgattttacttttaatacaGCCCCACGTTGTAAGCCACGTTAATGAATGGCAATGaacattacatttattaatatatgcCTAAACCAGGGGAGATCGAGACAATAAATGTAAACCTGTTACACTGAGAATActgcgtttttcttttttatttgcgTTCAAATCCGCAGGGTGCTGGCTACTAGACATTTATATATGACTATCTGTTTTCATATACACtttatgtctttttttttacttgttttatttatttattcttacgCGGTCGATCGATTTAAGTTTTTTGTCTAAGACACACTGGTAATCACATGTCACTTGTGTTTCACATTGCATTATACGTCGCGACGTCGATACCGCGATCAAACGAATGTTTCCGTTTGATCACTTACTGTCCTCATATTTCCGCGTTAGTTGAACTCACCGAATGCAATCCTTAAACTAATGTAGTCGATACGATGTAGTTGTTACAtgtatttttgtctttttttctattttttttttttttatcacaaaTCATGTGATATTTATTCTAACACATACACGCCCAGGTACACGGAAGACATTAACATTCGTTGCTTTTACAACAAACGCGATATATGTAACTAAAGTATGTGTTTTTAACGTCGCCGTAATATTGTTTACATTATACAAATTGCCACTAATATTAACAACGATGACACTTGCTTACATGATTAGAAACAGTAAACTCAAACTAACACTATGCACGCATATATACACtgcataataaattacaatttcgaTCTATTCTTCCGGTATCTGGTACAAATCGACACACCATAAACGGATACTATCGTATATTGTGGAACACAATGTTTGTGATTTACTTAACCGTCCTGATGGAACGGTAaatatcttcaatttcttcatctcttttttttctttttaagatcTTTTAATGTCTTTTCATTGAACGAAAATCGCCCTCTGAaacacgaaaagaaaatatagtgAAATCTGATAGCTGTATATAGTACTAGCCTGTACTGACCTGTAGCACATGGATGCGTGAGCGCAAAGCGATTGGTGGATTGCGAGATCGTATCGAGAAACGattcaaacgaaaaaaagtACTTCAATTAAGCAaagagtgaaaaaaaaaaattattttaagaatcCGTGAGGAATGACACGTCGAGTTTctatgttacaattttttcttaatctctaaataagaatttttcattgttgGTTCACTCGGTGAGGTGTGCGTGAGTGGGGGGCAGGCAGCGCACACGGAATGcgcaagaatttttttttatacatccgtatttttctttgtttttattcaatgttttttctatttttttttctttttgtgctCGATACGGGCTTCTTTTTTACATAACGTCCATGTGTTGTGGGTCAGAGCGCCCTGGAGATGTGGAACCacatttctctcttcttcatTCGCGGTTCCCAAAAAATCAACACCAAGTTTCTCTTCCTAGTTCTTTCATATATATCCTCTCTTTAAGTTTTGCGTTTCACGAGCCCAGCCCCTTCACGACGCACCGTCACCGCGCTGCGCAATCACTTACGCAGCATGTCAGCGTTTTTTCCCCGAGAGTTCACTTGGGATCAGCGAACTGCGACGAACTTTCCTCCGTCACCTGAATTTCTTTGTAGTACCTTCACCGTGACTGGGTTCGATTAATctctttatgtattttataatcagttaattctatattttaacaagAAGCTGGAAAAGGAAATTACGTTTCAAGCGACATTGTcgcgttcaaatatttccagaGAATATTTGCATGCTTAAAAAATTCAGAGATTCGAATATTGAAACATCAAGGGGAAAAGTATTCTCAGCTCGCTGATGAAACGCTGATGAAACCAGTCCAAAACAAAATGGGCAAGGTATCGCCTAATGGTGGACTTGCCTAACCTCTTACGTGTAACCGACCTGGTGTTGGTTGATTCGCAGGATCAGACTGAGTCAGCGGCCATACTCAAGATCAAGGAAAGCATGCAGGAAGAAGCCAAGAGGTTTGAGAAGGACTCAGATCACCCcgattattatatacaataactCGTCACGAGTCGTTGGGCCCTCAGACCAAACTAACGttttaagaaaaacaaatCGCAAATCGAttcccctctttctctctctctctttttctctctcttccttgaATCCAGAATTCTCCTTACTGCACTTGTACTCCACGATAATCTCCTTCCTTTCACAACCCCAACCCCCTGCAACTTCGAATCGAGGTACTGAAAACAGTGTGCAGAaacaaaggaaaggaaaaagtaagataaattgaaaaaagaaaaagttaagCTCCGTGAGAGAAGTGCACAAGAGATACGTAGAGATACGTAGAGATTGGAGAAGCGTTTTCTCCCTTTGCGAAGTGAGGGGGGGCGCATCCCAAGATTTTTTCATCCTCTCCGGATTACGGAAAGG from the Bombus pyrosoma isolate SC7728 linkage group LG11, ASM1482585v1, whole genome shotgun sequence genome contains:
- the LOC122572920 gene encoding single-stranded DNA-binding protein 3 isoform X4, encoding MLALYVYEYLLHVGAQKAAQTFLSEIRWEKNITLGEPPGFLHSWWCVFWDLYSAAPERRDSCEHSNEAKAFHDYGFVNSGYGVNGIAHNAGPAPSPIGQMPPNDGMPGGPMPPAFFPNNSTMRPSPPTHPSSQPSPQHPQPPPPPHSQMMSTQFMGPRYPAGPRPGVRMPQMGNDFNGPPGQPMMPNSMDPTRQGEAGEFVGWQAPPGMNPMNPRMNPPRGPGMGPMGPGSYGPGMRGPPPNSSLGPGGPGGPGMPPMSMAGPGGRQQWQPNTSTPMNYSSSSPGNYGGPPGSTGPPGPGTPIMPSPQDSSNSGGENMYTMMKPVPGGNMPGDFPMSGGPEGGPMGPMGPNTMGPVLNGDGLDGMKNSPANGGPGTPREDSGSGMGDYNLGGFGGPGENDQTESAAILKIKESMQEEAKRFEKDSDHPDYYIQ
- the LOC122572920 gene encoding single-stranded DNA-binding protein 3 isoform X7 encodes the protein MYAKGKGTTVPSDSQAREKLALYVYEYLLHVGAQKAAQTFLSEIRWEKNITLGEPPGFLHSWWCVFWDLYSAAPERRDSCEHSNEAKAFHDYGFVNSGYGVNGIAHNAGPAPSPIGQMPPNDGMPGGPMPPAFFPFMGPRYPAGPRPGVRMPQMGNDFNGPPGQPMMPNSMDPTRQAPPGMNPMNPRMNPPRGPGMGPMGPGSYGPGMRGPPPNSSLGPGGPGGPGMPPMSMAGPGGRQQWQPNTSTPMNYSSSSPGNYGGPPGSTGPPGPGTPIMPSPQDSSNSGGENMYTMMKPVPGGNMPGDFPMSGGPEGGPMGPMGPNTMGPVLNGDGLDGMKNSPANGGPGTPREDSGSGMGDYNLGGFGGPGENDQTESAAILKIKESMQEEAKRFEKDSDHPDYYIQ
- the LOC122572920 gene encoding single-stranded DNA-binding protein 3 isoform X2, which gives rise to MYAKGKGTTVPSDSQAREKLALYVYEYLLHVGAQKAAQTFLSEIRWEKNITLGEPPGFLHSWWCVFWDLYSAAPERRDSCEHSNEAKAFHDYGFVNSGYGVNGIAHNAGPAPSPIGQMPPNDGMPGGPMPPAFFPNNSTMRPSPPTHPSSQPSPQHPQPPPPPHSQMMSTQFMGPRYPAGPRPGVRMPQMGNDFNGPPGQPMMPNSMDPTRQAPPGMNPMNPRMNPPRGPGMGPMGPGSYGPGMRGPPPNSSLGPGGPGGPGMPPMSMAGPGGRQQWQPNTSTPMNYSSSSPGNYGGPPGSTGPPGPGTPIMPSPQDSSNSGGENMYTMMKPVPGGNMPGDFPMSGGPEGGPMGPMGPNTMGPVLNGDGLDGMKNSPANGGPGTPREDSGSGMGDYNLGGFGGPGENDQTESAAILKIKESMQEEAKRFEKDSDHPDYYIQ
- the LOC122572920 gene encoding single-stranded DNA-binding protein 3 isoform X1, encoding MYAKGKGTTVPSDSQAREKLALYVYEYLLHVGAQKAAQTFLSEIRWEKNITLGEPPGFLHSWWCVFWDLYSAAPERRDSCEHSNEAKAFHDYGFVNSGYGVNGIAHNAGPAPSPIGQMPPNDGMPGGPMPPAFFPNNSTMRPSPPTHPSSQPSPQHPQPPPPPHSQMMSTQFMGPRYPAGPRPGVRMPQMGNDFNGPPGQPMMPNSMDPTRQGEAGEFVGWQAPPGMNPMNPRMNPPRGPGMGPMGPGSYGPGMRGPPPNSSLGPGGPGGPGMPPMSMAGPGGRQQWQPNTSTPMNYSSSSPGNYGGPPGSTGPPGPGTPIMPSPQDSSNSGGENMYTMMKPVPGGNMPGDFPMSGGPEGGPMGPMGPNTMGPVLNGDGLDGMKNSPANGGPGTPREDSGSGMGDYNLGGFGGPGENDQTESAAILKIKESMQEEAKRFEKDSDHPDYYIQ
- the LOC122572920 gene encoding single-stranded DNA-binding protein 3 isoform X6 — translated: MYAKGKGTTVPSDSQAREKLALYVYEYLLHVGAQKAAQTFLSEIRWEKNITLGEPPGFLHSWWCVFWDLYSAAPERRDSCEHSNEAKAFHDYGFVNSGYGVNGIAHNAGPAPSPIGQMPPNDGMPGGPMPPAFFPFMGPRYPAGPRPGVRMPQMGNDFNGPPGQPMMPNSMDPTRQGEAGEFVGWQAPPGMNPMNPRMNPPRGPGMGPMGPGSYGPGMRGPPPNSSLGPGGPGGPGMPPMSMAGPGGRQQWQPNTSTPMNYSSSSPGNYGGPPGSTGPPGPGTPIMPSPQDSSNSGGENMYTMMKPVPGGNMPGDFPMSGGPEGGPMGPMGPNTMGPVLNGDGLDGMKNSPANGGPGTPREDSGSGMGDYNLGGFGGPGENDQTESAAILKIKESMQEEAKRFEKDSDHPDYYIQ